CACCTCCACAGGAACTGGCAAACGAGGTAGTGCGCACACGGGAGGTCGCGGTTAGACAGAATCTCATTGACGACCCTCCTTGTGAGGATTGGCGCGACCACGCCCGCAAACAAGACTACCAAACCTGCGCGGCCATCCCCCTCGTGTACGAAAAGACGCTATACGGTGTCTTGCAGCTGGCAACTACCCGGTCGCAAGGATTTGGGACGGCCGAGCGAGAATCGCTCGCAGAGTTAGGAGTAACGATCGCGTACGCCGTCGAGACTGCGGAGTCGCACGCGAATACTGATAGCACCGACCGCAAGGAAGCGGAGACAGAGCTGACGGGAGTGACCCCTGAGCCTGAACAGGAGCGGCGGCTCTACGAGACTATTATCTCAAGTACTCCCGACCTTGTGTACGCGTTCGATCTCGACTATCGCTTCATATTCGCCAACGAGGCGCTGCTGGAAATGTGGGGTCAGACCTTCGAAGAGTCCATAGGAAAGACCCTGCGGGAAATTGGCTACGAGCCGTGGCACGCGGAGATGCACGAACGCGAGATTGACCACGTTGTAGAGACAAAAGAACCCATCCGCGGCGAGGTAGGGTTCGAGCATGCCGAACTCGGTCGCCGAATCTACGACTATATCTTTGCACCGGTACTCAACGACGAGGGGGAAGTCGAAGCCATCGCCGGGACAACGCGTGATATAACCGAGCGCAAGGAGGCCGAGGAGGCACTTCAGAAAAGCGAGGAGCGATTCCGAGCGTTGCTCGACGCCAGCTCGGACGTCGTGTATCGCATGAGCCACGATTGGAGCCAAATGCAATACCTCGAGGGGCAGGACTTCATCGCCAATATACAGGAACCGACCAGTGATTGGCTTGAGAAATACATTCACCCGGATGACCGGGAGCGTGTCACGGAGGCCATCGACGAAGCGATTCGAACCAAGAGCACCTTCGAGCTGGAACACCGGGTAGACCAGGTCGATGGAACTGTTGGCTGGACGTTCTCACGTGCGGTACCGATGCTAGACGATGGCGGAAACATCGTTGAATGGATCGGTATGGCGAGCGACATCACCGAAGAGAAGAATCGCGAACGCGACCTCGAACGGGCGCTCGACCTGCTCGAGAAAACCGAGCTCATCGCCGACGTTGGCGGCTGGGAGATCGACCCGGACACGATGGACGTGTTCTGGACCGACCACATCTTCGATCTCCTGGAGGTACCTGACGACGAGGAACCGCCGCTGGAGGAAGCGCTCGACATGTACCACGAGGACGACCAGCCGGTCGTCGAGGGCGCCGTCGAGAACGCGCTCGACTCGGGCGAGCCCTTCGACGTAGAGGTGCGGATCCGGACGGCCAGCGACGAGATCCGCTGGCTCCGGCTGCAGGGCGTTCCGGAGATCGATGACGGTGACACCGTGTCGTTCCGCGGAGCGGCCCAGGACATCACCGAGCAGGTTGAGCGCGAACGAAAACTCGAGGAGACGATCGACCAACTCGAGGAGTCGAACGAGCGCCTCGAGAGTCTGGCCAGCATGATCGCCCACGAACTGCGGAACCCGGTCGCAATCGGCCAGATTTACAGCCAGCGGTTGCCGGCTGAGACGGCTCCGGAGGCCGTTGACTACGTCGTCGAAGCGTTCGACCGGATCGAGAATATCGTTGACGTCCTGCTGGTCTTAACGCACGGACGCGAGACCGTTGGTGAACGGACCCCGGTATCGCTTGTAAACGTAGTTCAGGACGCCTGGGATGAAGTGGACGCACCCGATGCAACACTCCACGTCGATATCGACGGCGAGATACGAGGGGACCAGACGTACCTCCAGCACCTGTTCAGAAATCTCCTCGAAAATGCAGTTCAACATGGTGGCGCGGACGTCACCGTTCAGGTGGGGGGTGGATCGAACGAGTTCTTCGTGGCGGACGATGGATCCGGGATCCCGGCTGAAAACCGAGATGACGTGTTTAAATCCGGGTTCACTACGACAGCCGATGAAGGTGGGACCGGGTTGGGGCTGGCGTTCGTCAGAGAGTTGGCCGATCTGTACGGGTGGTCGTGTGCAGTGTCGGAGAGCGCAGCCGGTGGCGCGCGGATCGAATTTCAGGACGTCGATTTCGTCTCGGCGGGGTAACCGGTCAGCATGCGACGAATTGCGGAATCTCGTTATGGCTAGAGGACCCCCACCCTCCGTTCATCACGTCTGCCAGCCACTGGGCAGGCCAATTACGGAGATTCGAAGAGAAAGCCTCGCCGTTCACGGCGGGGATGAATCCGACAATAGAGCAGTAAACTACGAAAAGTAGTATGCTGAATAGAGGGCGCGAATGTGGCACGGATTGAGGAGCGATCAACGCGGAAGGTCGAACGCTCAGTACAGAGCATGGATGCAGCAGCACCCTCTCTCTTCGGTACTTGAAGAAGTAGCTTACAGATTATCGGTGGGGAGACTCGCACGAATCGATTGGCAGAGAGCGGGTTCTACTCCACTATTCCGATAGCCTGCGGCGAGGTTGACGTCTACGGCCCAGAACTGGTCTTCGTCATCTTTGACAAAATCGACACCAACGCCTCGGATATCGAGCCGGTTGACGAGGCGACGCAGACGGCGCGCGAGCATCGGTCTGGGGCGCACCTGATTCAGGAACCGTTTGGGGCCATAGAGTTTCGAAGTCACACGCTTGACCGCCGTCTGGACTCGCGTTCCAT
Above is a genomic segment from Natrononativus amylolyticus containing:
- a CDS encoding PAS domain-containing protein, with protein sequence MSLDGRHSINEVIGEVTRGLVPAITANEIQQRVCEEFVASELYSFVWIGRYNPEKEEIIPAASAGFAEKTLNEVPAKEEPPPQELANEVVRTREVAVRQNLIDDPPCEDWRDHARKQDYQTCAAIPLVYEKTLYGVLQLATTRSQGFGTAERESLAELGVTIAYAVETAESHANTDSTDRKEAETELTGVTPEPEQERRLYETIISSTPDLVYAFDLDYRFIFANEALLEMWGQTFEESIGKTLREIGYEPWHAEMHEREIDHVVETKEPIRGEVGFEHAELGRRIYDYIFAPVLNDEGEVEAIAGTTRDITERKEAEEALQKSEERFRALLDASSDVVYRMSHDWSQMQYLEGQDFIANIQEPTSDWLEKYIHPDDRERVTEAIDEAIRTKSTFELEHRVDQVDGTVGWTFSRAVPMLDDGGNIVEWIGMASDITEEKNRERDLERALDLLEKTELIADVGGWEIDPDTMDVFWTDHIFDLLEVPDDEEPPLEEALDMYHEDDQPVVEGAVENALDSGEPFDVEVRIRTASDEIRWLRLQGVPEIDDGDTVSFRGAAQDITEQVERERKLEETIDQLEESNERLESLASMIAHELRNPVAIGQIYSQRLPAETAPEAVDYVVEAFDRIENIVDVLLVLTHGRETVGERTPVSLVNVVQDAWDEVDAPDATLHVDIDGEIRGDQTYLQHLFRNLLENAVQHGGADVTVQVGGGSNEFFVADDGSGIPAENRDDVFKSGFTTTADEGGTGLGLAFVRELADLYGWSCAVSESAAGGARIEFQDVDFVSAG